The following DNA comes from Mesoplodon densirostris isolate mMesDen1 chromosome 9, mMesDen1 primary haplotype, whole genome shotgun sequence.
GCCTCTGTTGCCTCCCAGGGGCCGGGGCCTTGAAGCGGGATTGCACCATCACGGGCTGGTCTGAGCCCTTCCCGCCCTATCCTGAGGCCTGCCCTGTGCCCCTGGAGCTGCTAACTGAAGAGGTGAGAGGCTCCTGGCATCTTGGAGGAAGGGTCGCCGTGGATGTTTGATTGGGTGGTGGACCGCACAACTGTAGGGGCCGCCATTCCCATTGTAGTCAGCAGGTTGGAATATTCATTACAGCACATTTCCGGAAGGTGGCAGTGTCTGGAAGAGAGGGGGTCTTATTCTAACTTGCTCAAGAGTGACAGGTGGGCCATGCAGctaggagggagaggggaggcagggggcagggaaggagatGTGCTGGCCACCGTCTTCTTTTCTCCTTGGCATGCCTCTCTGTGCCCAGGCCTCCAGGGCAGGGAGCTGAGAGTAGTTCTGGGAAACAAAGGCCCTCAATGGTCCTGGGCAAGCTCCTTGCCCTCTCTGGCCCTCAGTCTGTGGGCAAGCGAGAGAAACCAAAGCCTGGAGTGATGTCACTGCCCCCTAACCTAGCTGGCACACCGCACACTTCCAAATTGAGCAGGGCCTTTGCAAGGTGCCTCCACACCCATAATCCCATATCTCTTTCCCCCCAGCCCTGAAGGCAAAGCATGAGTCTGACATTTTTTCAGATAAAGAGACTGAGTCTGGGAGGGGCCATCGCCCCTGCATCCCTCAGTGGAGCTGGGTCCCGGATCGATCCCCTCCCCGCAAGGCTGCATGCTCCGTCTCCAGCTCCGGAGTCCAGGCTTGACTTTGATGGATCCAAATTCTTGGTCTTGGAAAGAGCTTTTCCTTGAAGCTGTCCCTGGCTGTACCCTTTATTTGGGGATGTCGTGTTCCCAAGCCAGTGAGCAAGCTGGATGTCAATGAACAAGCCCGATTTCCTCCTGAGCTTTGTCAGTCCCCAGGGACGTGCGGTTTCTGTGGCAGCCTCCCCTACCCCCAGCGACAGCCAGAGTTAAGCATctacctcccccttcccctcccccacccctcccctgcttcCTCACCAGCCAACAGGCTGCAAACAAAAGCTTCGCTTCAGTTTCCGAGGGAGTTTGCTGTGGTCCCCACAGACACCCCTGCCCCGACATGGGCAGTTTCGCGATAGAATTGAAAATGTCACCTGCTTGATTGTCAAGCCTCCCTTTCCTCAAAGGCCCAGTTGCTGAGCGTTCCTCCGTCTCCACCTTCCCCAGAAATCCTACTTCTCCACCGTGAGGATCATCTACACCATGGGCCACAGCGTCTCTGCCGTGGCCCTCTTCATGGCCATCACCATCCTGGTTGCCCTCAGGTTCGCCACCCTCATCACCTGCTCCAGAAACTACGCCCTCTGCATCGTCCACAGCACCAAACTTGAACCCTTACCTGGATATTCAAGACATTCCCAGATCTGGCATCGGCCATTTCtaacttttcctttcccttcccccaggagCAGACCCATCCCTTCACACTCCAGGTCTGGCTCCCACCTCTACACCTTTGCTTGTGTGGAACTTATTCTATTTGCTTGGAATGCCTGCCTCCTTTTTTCTCAGGGCCCTCATATCCGTTAAAATTCAAAGCTCAGCTCTCATCTGCCTCAAGAATCCTCTTTGGCTCTTCTGTGAAGCCCTTCTTGACTATTTTAATGCTTTGATCTCTGCCCTCTCAaagccccacctcaccccaccccccagcctggcCTGCGCTGCTCTCTGTCTCGTGGGGGTGAGTCTCCTCTCTCTGATCATCAGGGGGCTCCCCTGGGCAGGACGCTGTCCTTTCTGCCTCTGTCCTCCGCACCGTGAGCTCCCTGAAGGCAAGGGACTGctattctctgtcttctcacctACCCTGAGCCCAGCTGTCCTGCAAGGTTATAGCTGAAGCCTCAAGTTCAACGCAATCCATCCAATCCAATCTGATCCAATCCAATCCAAGCCAATTCAGTTCACCTCCCGCCCTGCTCAGCCTCCCCAAGCCCTCTTTGAGCACACCAGAAGCCCCTCTCCCACCTTGCCTCCTGTTCCTCACCCCTCCTGTCCCCCCAGGAGGCTCCACTGCCCCAGGAACTACATCCACACCCAGCTGTTCATCACCTTTATTCTCAAGGCGGGAGCTGTGTTCCTGAAGGATGCCACCCTCTTTCACGGCGAGGACACGGACCACTGCAGCTTCTCCACTGTAACAGCCATGGGTCGGGGTGCTGGTGCGGGTCCGGGTGAGGAGGTTGGGTTAGAGATGCAGATGTGCCTGTGGGGGTAGTGGGGGCTGACCCTGCGACTCCCGCTTTGCTAACGACAGAGTGACAGAGCGGGAAatcacccctcccccttcctccccctccttgcGGTCAAGTTCTAAATCCTCCGGCTGTTTCCTGGACGACGGTGCCCATCCACAGCGCTTCCCTTATTCCACTCTCCACTCCATATTCTGTATTCCTGTCCCATTCCCCATCCCATATCCCAACCTGGACCACATTTCACTCCAGTCAGCCTTTCCATTTCACAATTCCTCTGAGCACTGTCTGTCTGTGCTGGGCGTGCGTATGTCAGGGCCTAGGCAGAGCCGTGTGCCTCCCTTGAGAAGCACCCCGGGTGCCTACGGGGACAGATTATACCAGATTTTATGGGACCACTAGGTAGAGGAGAGGGCTTCAGGGAGGAGATAGCTTTGGAGCTGGGTGGGCAGCAGTGATagggagggaatggggaggacGAGGGTGAATGTGTCCAGTGTGAGAGGACCCGCTCTCACAGACAGGAGAAGCTGGGGCAAGTCCAAGAAAGAGGGGTGTcatcctgggggcagggaggtgggctATGAGAAGAGACCAAAAATAAGGGAAGTTGGGCTGAGTGTGGTGGCCTGGCACTTACCAGGTACTCTGACACCATGCTGGAAATGAACATCTACATGAATGAACAAACCAACAGGTGACCTTCATTCGTTAATGAAAGACATAATAATAGCATATGTATTGAGCACTTATGTGCCAGGTATTacgctaaatgctttacatatattatctccttTTACTTCCTAcatctattttcattttagtcCCATATGTAAATGAGGGATAATTGGCGATGTCACCCAGCAACTGAACGGTGGGAGAGGGACCAAGCCTGGGCCATTCTGAGCTCAGAGGCGAGCGCTCCACACCTGACAGATGAGCAGAGTCATGCAGTGAATGCATGAATGCATGCACGGGTACATGCGTGTATGTTCGCAGGATGCAGCCATGCATGAATAAATGGTGTTCCATATCCTCAGCTCTAGGGATTGACTTGAGCTCAGGAGGGATGGGGTGAGAGTAAAAACAGTAGCAATTCGTATACAGGGTTTCCGTTTAATCCTTATGATGAGGCCACGAGCCAGCACTGCAGGTTTTTCCTTTTAGAGATGAAAAGCTAAGGTGTGGGTAGGTTATCCAGATGgtaaatttgaacccaggctgtctggATCCCaaatctgtgctcttaaccaccacATTACCCTACCACACCCCCTCTGGGGCAGCCCAAGGTGGAGGAGACCTGGAGGTTTGGGGCCTGAGCAGGGTAGGGGAGACTTGGCAGGGCTCCACTGGGTGTCCGGGCTCTGAAGCGCCCAGCCCCTGGCCTGCAGGTTCTGTGCAAGGTCTCTGTGGCCACCTCCCATTTCGCCACCATGACCAACTTCAGCTGGCTGCTGGCAGAAGCTGTCTACCTGACCTGCCTCTTGGCCTCCACGTCACCCGGTGCAAGGAGGACCTTCTGGTGGCTGGTCTTTGCTGGCTGGGGTGAGCACCGAGGGCTGGCTTGGGCACTGTGCTGGTGTTGGGGGGTCGGGGATGCCCAGGGAGCTCACACCAAGGTCCCTTCACCTCACTCACGATGACCCCAAGGCCCAGGGAGAGGAAAGGCAGCCTACAGTCCTACAGCAAGTGCTGGAGTTCAGGGCCAGGTCCCCGGTCTCCGGGCCCTCTCCTGGTCCCGCCTTCACAGTGCCCTGTGTGACTGGCTGTAGTGGTAGGAGGTGGGCGCAGGATGAAGACCCCTTACTCGTGTCTTTTCTGTACCCCCTCAGGGCTTCCCCTGCTCTTCACCGGCATGTGGGTGGGTTGCAAGTTGGCCTTTGAGGATGTTGCGTGAGTCTGGGCTATCCCTTCATCACACCCATACTGGGTCCCCATGGGGCATGGACTGGATGCTCAGGCAATGAGGCTGTCCTCCAagctgggaagaggaggagaactCCTAGGCttgggagaggggtgggagatGCAGTCGTGGATCGCACAGAAGGGGCTTGAGCCTGGACAAGAAGGGGGCGCAGAATCTCAGGGTTCGGGGCtcagggggcagggggctgtaAGTGGGGGCCTTCTGGAACAGGGGGAGTGTTGGAGCCACAAGAAGGCAGCAAACAGACTGAGTTTTGAGAAACTCAACCACCTAGGTGGAGAGAAGGAGTGAACCCAGCTTGGATCAGGGCACGCCTTTGGAAAGTGCCTAAATGTCTGAGAGGGCATAGATAAGGCTGGTTGGGAGTAGGGTGAGGCTAGAAGGCTCAAATTCCAAAGTGAGGCACCCAGAGGCTGGTAggtagggaggagggaggagcatGGGTGCCGCAGAAGAAGGCTTTCCAGCAGCTGCACTCTTCCCaccccattccccccaccccgcccccccatcAGTCCCGGCCTGTCCTCTCCCCAGGTGCTGGGACCTGGACGACAGCTCCCCCTACTGGTGGATCATCAAAGGACCCATCGTCCTTTCCGTTGGGGTCAGTGCCTGGGGCCAGTGTCCTCTGCTTTATTCAGCCAACCTCCCTGGGTCCAGCCATACACAGCAGGAAACACGACTCCAGGCTGGGAGTCAGGACACCTTGGGTTCCAGCCTGGTTCTGCTGCAGATTCTCTGTGAggccctctctggacctcagcagCCCATTGGTAAAACCAGCGCTCAGGTCTCTTCTAGCTCAGAGTTTTGATGAGTCTGGCGCCCTGGTTGCGGATCACCTACCACTGCAGTGAGGCTGGGCTGGGAGAGTAGAAGACGCGGCAGCTGAAACTCCTACCTGCTCCCACGTGGAAGACAGGGCAGCTAGGACTGGTTTTTGTGGCCTGGGTGAATGTACGCATTTTTGTCAGTTTTGCAGTTGTGCAAACAGAAGGCCACATGCTTTGTGCCAGAGAAGAGCCTGAGAGGTGCTGGAGGCAGGATGGCAAGGCCTGACCTCCCACCCTTGGTCCTGGGACTGGAAAGGGAGGGGGATCCTGAGCCCCCATGGGACTGTCCAGTCTCAGGCGACAAGGTCTAGAGCAATGACCTGCACATCCATCTACCTGCACATCCCTGCCTCTCAAGGATTTGAGGTTTCTAATCCCCAAGGATGTCCCACCCCAGGCCATTTGGGTCACCCGTGACCCTTGCCTTCCACCTTCCTACACCTCTATTTCCAGGTGAACTTTGGGCTTTTTCTCAATATTATCCGTATCTTGCTGAGGAAACTGGAG
Coding sequences within:
- the GHRHR gene encoding growth hormone-releasing hormone receptor yields the protein MDSKVWGACLLCLLRPLPIVLGHVHPECDFITQLREDERACLQAAEGMSNSTLGCPRTWDGLLCWPTAGSGEWVSLPCPAFFSHFSSEPGAGALKRDCTITGWSEPFPPYPEACPVPLELLTEEKSYFSTVRIIYTMGHSVSAVALFMAITILVALRRLHCPRNYIHTQLFITFILKAGAVFLKDATLFHGEDTDHCSFSTVLCKVSVATSHFATMTNFSWLLAEAVYLTCLLASTSPGARRTFWWLVFAGWGLPLLFTGMWVGCKLAFEDVACWDLDDSSPYWWIIKGPIVLSVGVNFGLFLNIIRILLRKLEPAQGSLHTQHQYWRLSKSTLLLIPLFGIHYVIFNFLPDSAGLGIRLPLELGLGSFQGFIVAILYCFLNQEVRTEISRRWRGHDPELLPAWRTHAKWTMPSHSRAKVLTSVC